A genomic stretch from Buchnera aphidicola (Brevicoryne brassicae) includes:
- the thrB gene encoding homoserine kinase, with protein MITIYAPASIGNVGVGFDILGAAIIPINGALLGDLVTIESSNKFQLINKGLFSKKLPKKTEENIVWKCWSRFCKIIKKEVLVSIILEKNMPIGSGLGSSACSIVATLVAINEFCNYPLNSRELLLLMGQIEGEISGSIHYDNVAPSYLGGLQLILEDTEIISQKIPSFKNWFWIIAWPGIKVSTAEAREILPKKYQKEICIKNSRYLAGFIHASYSKQPYLAARLMQDFMAEPYRIKLLPNFVKTKKKIKKIGAISSGISGSGPTIFAISDNINTAEEISLWLKKHYLQNETGFVHICFLDTRGARKIG; from the coding sequence ATGATTACAATTTATGCACCAGCTTCTATTGGTAATGTTGGAGTAGGATTTGATATTTTAGGTGCAGCTATTATACCTATAAATGGAGCTCTATTAGGTGATCTTGTAACAATAGAATCATCAAATAAATTTCAATTAATTAATAAAGGTCTTTTTTCTAAAAAATTACCTAAAAAAACTGAAGAAAATATTGTTTGGAAATGCTGGTCAAGATTTTGTAAAATTATCAAAAAAGAAGTCTTAGTTTCTATTATTCTTGAAAAAAACATGCCTATTGGATCAGGATTAGGTTCTAGTGCATGTTCAATAGTTGCTACATTAGTAGCAATAAATGAATTTTGTAATTATCCTTTAAATTCAAGAGAATTATTGTTGCTAATGGGTCAAATAGAAGGTGAAATATCAGGTAGTATACATTATGATAATGTTGCTCCATCTTATTTAGGAGGTTTACAATTAATATTAGAAGATACTGAAATAATAAGTCAAAAAATACCTAGTTTTAAAAATTGGTTTTGGATAATAGCGTGGCCAGGAATCAAAGTTTCTACCGCAGAAGCAAGAGAAATATTACCTAAAAAATATCAAAAAGAAATTTGTATTAAAAATAGTCGTTATCTAGCTGGTTTTATTCATGCTTCATATAGTAAACAACCTTATTTAGCTGCACGATTAATGCAAGATTTTATGGCAGAACCATATCGTATTAAACTATTACCTAATTTTGTAAAAACTAAAAAAAAGATAAAAAAAATTGGAGCTATAAGTTCTGGAATATCAGGATCAGGTCCTACTATTTTTGCTATTTCTGATAATATAAACACAGCTGAAGAAATATCTTTATGGTTAAAAAAGCATTATTTGCAAAATGAAACAGGATTTGTTCATATTTGTTTTTTAGACACAAGAGGTGCACGTAAAATAGGATAG
- the dksA gene encoding RNA polymerase-binding protein DksA gives MEKEKNKKTSSLNVLSIAGLKPYQKKIDEQYMNEDQMLHFYKILKTWKNQLKVEINHTLLYIQDKATNFPDPIDRATQEEEFSLELRNRDRSRKLIKKIEITLKKIKEKDFGYCNSCGIEIGIRRLEARPTANLCIDCKTLAEIREKQMTG, from the coding sequence ATGGAAAAAGAAAAAAATAAAAAAACATCATCTTTAAATGTTCTTTCTATTGCTGGTTTAAAACCTTATCAAAAAAAAATAGACGAACAATATATGAATGAAGATCAAATGTTGCACTTTTATAAAATCCTTAAAACATGGAAAAATCAATTAAAAGTTGAAATTAACCATACTCTACTCTATATACAAGATAAAGCTACTAATTTTCCTGATCCTATTGATCGAGCAACACAAGAAGAAGAATTTAGCTTAGAATTGCGAAATCGAGATCGTAGTCGAAAACTAATTAAAAAAATTGAAATCACTTTAAAAAAAATAAAAGAAAAAGATTTTGGTTACTGTAATTCTTGTGGTATTGAAATTGGAATTCGTCGTTTAGAAGCTAGACCTACTGCTAATCTTTGCATAGATTGTAAAACATTAGCAGAAATTAGAGAAAAACAAATGACTGGTTGA
- the panB gene encoding 3-methyl-2-oxobutanoate hydroxymethyltransferase, whose amino-acid sequence MENITISKLNYWKVHKKKFAAITAYDFSFAKLFSNQGVPVILVGDSLGMTIQGNSSTLPVKVKDIEYHTKAVRKGAPNVFLLSDLPFMSYYETKIALKNTAKIIQSGANMIKIEGGKWLIKIIKELSERSILVCGHIGLTPQSFNYLSGYKVQGKEKNDANKLIEEAFLLEEAGIKMLVVECIPALLAKQITENLSIPVIGIGAGSNTNGQILVMQDLLGITEGKTPKFSKNFLSESGSIQNAIQRYIKEVKNSLYPNNMYSY is encoded by the coding sequence ATGGAAAATATAACTATATCTAAATTAAATTATTGGAAAGTCCATAAAAAAAAATTTGCAGCTATTACAGCTTATGATTTTAGCTTTGCTAAATTATTTTCCAATCAAGGAGTTCCCGTTATACTTGTAGGTGACTCTCTTGGAATGACTATACAAGGTAATAGTTCTACATTACCAGTAAAAGTTAAAGATATTGAATATCATACAAAAGCAGTAAGAAAAGGAGCTCCAAATGTTTTTTTATTATCTGATCTACCCTTTATGTCTTATTATGAAACAAAAATAGCACTTAAAAACACTGCTAAAATTATACAATCTGGTGCAAACATGATAAAAATAGAAGGTGGGAAATGGTTGATAAAAATTATTAAGGAATTATCTGAAAGATCAATATTAGTATGTGGTCATATAGGTCTAACACCTCAATCATTTAATTATTTAAGTGGCTACAAAGTACAAGGAAAAGAAAAAAACGATGCAAATAAATTAATAGAAGAAGCTTTTTTATTAGAAGAAGCGGGAATTAAAATGCTCGTAGTAGAATGTATTCCAGCACTATTAGCAAAGCAAATAACAGAAAATTTATCTATTCCCGTTATTGGAATAGGAGCAGGTAGTAATACAAATGGACAAATTCTAGTAATGCAAGACTTATTAGGGATAACTGAAGGGAAAACACCTAAATTTTCAAAAAACTTTCTTTCTGAAAGTGGCAGCATTCAAAATGCTATTCAAAGATATATAAAAGAAGTAAAAAATAGTCTTTATCCTAATAATATGTATAGCTATTAA
- the hpt gene encoding hypoxanthine phosphoribosyltransferase, producing the protein MKHIIEVIISEKELDIRVRKLGKEITKKYQNSTNTMILIALLRGSFVFIADLCRRIKIQHEIDFMTTSSYGRGIVSSGDVKIIKDLDEDIYNKNVLIVEDIIDSGKTLSKVLEILKLRKPKSLSICTLLDKPECREVNISVDFIGFSIPDDFVVGYGIDYAQSYRYLPYIGKVIFKK; encoded by the coding sequence ATGAAGCATATTATTGAAGTTATTATCTCAGAAAAAGAATTGGATATACGTGTTCGAAAATTAGGTAAAGAAATTACTAAAAAGTATCAAAATAGCACAAATACAATGATATTAATTGCATTGCTACGTGGTTCTTTTGTTTTTATAGCAGATTTATGTCGTAGAATTAAAATTCAACATGAAATAGATTTTATGACTACTTCTAGTTATGGACGAGGAATAGTATCTAGTGGCGATGTAAAAATTATAAAAGATTTAGATGAAGATATTTATAATAAAAATGTATTAATTGTAGAAGATATTATTGATTCAGGAAAAACTTTGAGTAAAGTATTAGAGATTTTAAAGCTTAGAAAACCAAAATCTTTATCAATTTGTACTCTTTTAGATAAACCAGAATGTCGTGAAGTTAATATTAGTGTTGATTTTATAGGTTTTTCTATTCCAGATGATTTTGTTGTAGGTTATGGTATTGATTACGCTCAATCCTACCGTTATCTACCGTATATAGGAAAAGTAATTTTTAAAAAATAA
- the thrA gene encoding bifunctional aspartate kinase/homoserine dehydrogenase I codes for MKLLKFGGTSLANAEKFLCVADIIEKNIKSEQSAVVLSAPAKITNYLVSIAEKIIQDKKILETINLTENVFIDLIKNLLKRQSNFPFIKTKETIKKEFNRLRKIVHGVTLLKQCPDSIHAIIISRGEILSVCIMKNILQSKNYDVTIINPVEKFLSVGNYLDSTINISKSKKRIKNMIINKNNVILMPGFIGGNEKKELVVLGRNGSDYSAAVLAACLDANCCEIWTDVDGVFTCDPRKVSDAYLLKSISYKEAMELSYFGAKVLHPRTIEPISQFKIPCIIKNTNNVKSTGTLICSKNSSEKNFLKGITHLNNIAMFNVSGIAVKNMDNIISRMFNVISRNNIKIILITQSSSENKINFCILEHEIDITLDSLNKELQLELKDGLLNPFKVTKNLSILSVIGSNIYEKNNIASKIFSSLGASKINVFAVAQGSSKHSISLVISKERILNAIRNVHNNLFCNKKIIHVFLIGIGGVGSTLLKQILKQKSFLDKKNIEIKICIIANSKKILISDDTIDLSKWVKNFKKTTEKFNLTLLNKIVKNNCFENSVIIDCTSDQLLSEQYVNFLYNDFHVVTSNKKANTYTWEYYQKIRNAVSKTNKKFLYETNVGAGLPVIETIQNLFKTGDNLIYFKGILSGSLSFIFGKLEEGILLSQATKEAKELGFTEPNPCDDLSGIDVARKLLILAREAGYKTELKDIKIEPLLPSTFEKHEDVDKFLLELKKLDLHFLKRIKTARNSGNVLRYIGTIEKTGECFIKIEEVNSNDPLYKVKNGENALAFYTDYYQSIPLVLRGYGAGNKVTASGVFSDLLRTLS; via the coding sequence ATGAAATTACTAAAATTTGGTGGAACTTCATTAGCTAATGCAGAAAAATTTTTATGTGTAGCTGATATTATAGAAAAAAATATTAAATCTGAACAAAGTGCAGTTGTACTGTCAGCACCGGCTAAAATAACTAATTATTTAGTTTCAATTGCAGAAAAAATCATTCAAGATAAAAAAATATTAGAAACTATTAATCTAACAGAAAACGTATTTATTGATTTAATAAAAAATCTTTTGAAAAGACAATCTAATTTTCCTTTTATAAAAACAAAAGAAACTATAAAAAAAGAGTTTAATCGATTAAGGAAAATAGTACATGGAGTTACATTATTAAAACAATGTCCAGATAGCATTCATGCAATAATTATTTCTCGTGGAGAAATACTTTCAGTTTGTATAATGAAAAATATATTACAATCTAAAAATTATGATGTCACTATTATTAATCCTGTCGAAAAGTTTTTATCTGTAGGCAACTATTTAGATTCTACTATTAACATATCTAAATCTAAAAAACGCATTAAAAATATGATAATAAATAAAAATAATGTTATTTTAATGCCAGGTTTTATCGGAGGTAATGAAAAAAAAGAATTAGTAGTACTAGGTCGTAATGGTTCAGATTATTCTGCTGCAGTTTTAGCTGCCTGTTTAGATGCGAATTGTTGTGAAATTTGGACTGATGTTGATGGAGTGTTTACATGTGATCCAAGAAAAGTTTCAGATGCTTATTTGTTAAAATCAATATCATACAAAGAAGCAATGGAACTATCTTATTTTGGAGCAAAGGTCCTTCATCCGCGTACTATAGAACCAATTTCCCAATTTAAAATTCCATGTATTATTAAAAATACAAATAATGTTAAATCTACTGGAACTTTAATTTGTTCAAAAAACTCTTCAGAAAAAAATTTTTTAAAAGGTATTACTCATCTTAATAATATAGCTATGTTTAATGTATCTGGAATTGCTGTAAAAAATATGGACAATATCATTTCTCGTATGTTTAATGTCATATCAAGAAATAATATTAAAATAATATTAATTACTCAATCATCTTCTGAAAATAAAATTAATTTTTGTATTTTAGAGCATGAAATTGATATAACTTTAGATTCTTTAAATAAAGAATTACAATTAGAATTAAAAGATGGATTATTAAATCCTTTTAAAGTTACAAAGAATTTATCTATTTTATCTGTAATTGGTTCGAATATCTATGAAAAAAATAATATTGCTTCTAAAATTTTTTCTTCTTTAGGAGCTTCAAAGATTAATGTTTTTGCAGTGGCACAAGGTTCTTCAAAACATTCCATTTCTCTAGTAATTTCAAAAGAACGCATTTTAAATGCAATAAGAAACGTGCATAATAATTTGTTTTGTAACAAAAAAATTATTCATGTATTTTTAATTGGAATAGGTGGAGTAGGTAGTACTTTGTTAAAACAAATATTAAAACAAAAAAGTTTTTTAGACAAAAAAAACATAGAAATTAAAATTTGTATTATTGCTAACTCTAAAAAAATATTAATTTCAGATGATACAATCGATTTATCAAAATGGGTAAAAAACTTTAAAAAAACAACAGAAAAATTTAATTTAACATTATTAAATAAAATAGTAAAAAACAACTGTTTTGAAAATTCAGTTATTATTGACTGTACATCTGATCAATTATTATCTGAACAATATGTAAATTTTTTATACAATGACTTTCATGTAGTCACTTCTAATAAAAAAGCTAATACTTATACATGGGAGTATTATCAAAAAATAAGAAATGCTGTTTCTAAAACAAATAAAAAATTTCTATATGAAACTAATGTAGGAGCTGGATTACCAGTTATAGAAACAATTCAAAATTTATTTAAAACAGGTGATAACCTAATTTATTTTAAAGGTATATTATCTGGATCTCTATCTTTTATTTTTGGAAAACTAGAAGAAGGTATATTATTATCACAAGCTACTAAAGAAGCTAAAGAATTAGGTTTTACTGAACCGAACCCATGTGACGATTTATCTGGTATAGATGTCGCTAGAAAATTACTAATTTTAGCTCGCGAAGCTGGATATAAAACAGAACTAAAAGATATTAAAATTGAACCTTTACTTCCTAGTACATTTGAAAAACATGAAGATGTAGATAAATTTTTATTAGAACTAAAAAAGTTAGATTTACATTTTTTAAAACGCATAAAAACAGCGCGTAATTCTGGAAATGTATTACGTTATATCGGGACAATAGAAAAAACAGGAGAATGTTTTATAAAAATTGAAGAAGTTAATTCTAATGATCCATTATATAAGGTCAAAAACGGTGAAAATGCGTTAGCATTTTATACTGATTATTATCAATCAATTCCTCTTGTATTAAGAGGTTATGGTGCTGGTAATAAAGTCACAGCATCTGGAGTATTTTCCGACTTACTACGCACACTATCATAA
- the panC gene encoding pantoate--beta-alanine ligase, with product MYLIRTVNALHKKIQLLKKTKNTIGLIPTMGNLHDGHIKLILLSKKYADIIIVSIFINPMQFNNLLDLQNYPKTFKEDYQILQNIGVNIMFFPNVNDIYPNGIKNQTFVEVPKLSKVVEGQSRPGHFKGVTTIISKLFNIIQPNFSFFGEKDYQQLLIIKTLVKELNYMIKIISLPTIRLKNGLALSSRNNNLTVEQKKIAPYLYKIIQKTSKKIITQNIENRKKIIDESRFSLIKKGFLIDIFDIYDRNTLNLSSEKSKKIIILASAWLGKTRLIDNKKIF from the coding sequence ATGTATCTAATTAGAACAGTAAACGCTTTACATAAAAAAATACAACTACTAAAAAAAACTAAAAATACAATAGGATTAATACCTACAATGGGTAATTTGCATGATGGTCATATAAAGTTAATTTTATTGTCAAAAAAATATGCGGATATTATTATTGTAAGTATCTTTATTAATCCTATGCAATTTAATAATTTATTAGATTTACAAAATTATCCTAAAACTTTTAAAGAAGATTATCAAATTTTACAAAACATTGGTGTAAACATTATGTTTTTTCCTAATGTCAATGATATTTATCCAAATGGTATAAAAAATCAAACGTTTGTTGAAGTACCTAAATTATCAAAAGTGGTAGAAGGTCAATCGCGACCAGGACATTTTAAAGGGGTTACAACAATAATTTCTAAGTTATTTAATATAATACAACCTAATTTTTCTTTTTTTGGAGAAAAAGATTACCAGCAATTATTAATAATAAAAACTCTTGTAAAAGAACTAAATTATATGATAAAAATCATTAGCTTACCCACAATAAGATTAAAAAATGGACTAGCTTTAAGTTCAAGAAATAATAATTTGACTGTGGAACAAAAAAAAATAGCACCTTATTTATATAAAATTATACAAAAAACCTCAAAAAAAATTATCACACAAAACATTGAAAATAGAAAAAAAATTATTGATGAATCTAGATTTTCTTTAATAAAAAAAGGTTTTTTAATAGATATTTTTGATATATACGACCGTAACACACTAAATTTGTCATCTGAAAAAAGCAAAAAAATAATTATCCTTGCATCAGCATGGTTAGGTAAAACTCGTTTAATTGATAATAAAAAAATTTTTTAA